Proteins encoded by one window of Acidimicrobiales bacterium:
- a CDS encoding crosslink repair DNA glycosylase YcaQ family protein, whose protein sequence is MGRLGLLQLDSVQAVCRSHYLPVYSRLGVYDRDHLDDWLWQSGEMFETWSHEASIAPVKLEPLLRWSKARARAGRTWAGLAALAENRAEYVESVLDEVRANGPVTAGNLSDPRPRDGSWWDGRSDGKRAVDWLFRIGEVGSRRIGNFERTYEAFDRLVPAEVLARPTPTEADAQRDLLEVAARCHGIGTAVDLADYFRISPRDARPLVADLADSGRLVPASVEGWRNPAFLHPDVVRPREVQARALLSPFDPVVWFRPRAERLFDFRYRIEIYVPEADREYGYYVLPFLLGDRLVGRVDVKADRRARGGTGKGTGLLLARGVFAEDGVDRDHVAVELSAELDRLATFLGLDGVEVGSRGNLAGALRSARR, encoded by the coding sequence GTGGGACGCCTCGGCCTGCTGCAGTTGGATTCCGTGCAGGCTGTCTGCCGGTCGCACTACCTGCCCGTGTACAGCCGTCTTGGGGTCTACGACCGCGACCATCTCGACGACTGGTTGTGGCAGTCCGGTGAGATGTTCGAGACGTGGTCTCACGAGGCGTCCATCGCTCCCGTGAAACTCGAACCGCTGCTGCGGTGGTCGAAGGCCCGGGCCCGAGCGGGCCGGACGTGGGCGGGGTTGGCGGCGCTGGCCGAGAATCGGGCCGAGTACGTGGAATCGGTGCTCGATGAGGTTCGTGCCAACGGGCCGGTGACAGCCGGCAACCTGAGCGACCCACGCCCTCGCGACGGTTCGTGGTGGGACGGGCGGTCCGACGGGAAGCGGGCGGTGGATTGGCTTTTCCGGATTGGCGAAGTGGGCAGCCGCCGTATCGGGAACTTCGAACGCACCTACGAGGCGTTCGACCGGCTCGTGCCCGCCGAGGTTCTGGCCCGGCCTACGCCGACTGAGGCCGATGCCCAACGTGATCTGTTGGAGGTCGCGGCGCGGTGTCACGGCATCGGGACAGCGGTTGACCTGGCTGACTACTTCCGCATCAGCCCCCGTGATGCTCGGCCGCTGGTGGCCGACCTGGCCGATTCGGGGCGGCTGGTGCCGGCCTCCGTGGAGGGTTGGCGGAATCCCGCCTTCCTCCACCCCGACGTAGTTCGCCCCCGGGAGGTGCAGGCCCGCGCCCTGCTGTCACCGTTCGATCCGGTGGTGTGGTTCCGGCCCCGGGCCGAGCGACTGTTCGACTTTCGGTACCGCATCGAGATCTACGTGCCAGAAGCGGATCGGGAGTACGGCTACTACGTACTGCCATTCCTCCTGGGCGACCGGTTGGTGGGTCGGGTCGACGTCAAGGCTGACCGCCGGGCAAGAGGGGGTACTGGCAAGGGGACCGGTCTTTTGCTGGCGCGAGGCGTGTTTGCCGAGGACGGGGTGGATCGGGACCATGTGGCCGTCGAGTTGTCGGCAGAGTTGGACCGGCTGGCTACGTTCCTGGGCCTGGACGGCGTCGAAGTGGGTAGTCGCGGCAATCTCGCCGGCGCCCTCCGTTCAGCCCGTCGCTGA
- a CDS encoding CoA-binding protein yields MARDLTPLFEPRGVVVTGVSSHPGKFGFVTLHNLLSCGYQGEVFAVGRPDPEGGATIILNCPVLASVDALPEGAAELLVVCTPVSANEQIIRTAAERGVRAVFVAAGGYSEAGEEGAAAETRLVALADELDLVLAGPNGQGITSPPVGLCAQIVAPFPPRGRIGVASQSGNFVSAFQNYAGQTGVGISRSVSAGNAAATSVADYLEWFADDPETDVGLCYVEGLTDGRDFFERVRAITPRMPVVVVKGGATTGGQRAAASHTGSLASDDRVFDGMARQAGLVRASTIEAAFEAAATLATQPLPGGSGVVVLTTAGGWGVVTADAITTHRDLTLTTLPDDLLTAVDAMLPPRWSRNNPVDLAGGETRETIPELLDMVAGHPGVDSVVQLGLGIQGNTAALTRSGPFHPHHGLERIVDFHERQERRYAEAAADASTAHNKPVLVASELAVTQPDNPMVGAVRGTDRLCYPSADRAVAALGHLVWYSAWRRARA; encoded by the coding sequence GTGGTGACCGGCGTGTCCAGCCATCCGGGCAAGTTCGGCTTCGTGACCCTCCACAACCTCTTGTCGTGTGGCTATCAGGGCGAGGTCTTCGCCGTGGGTCGACCCGATCCCGAGGGAGGAGCCACCATCATTTTGAACTGCCCCGTTCTGGCCTCCGTTGACGCGCTGCCCGAGGGGGCAGCCGAGCTGCTCGTGGTCTGTACCCCCGTGTCGGCCAACGAGCAGATAATCCGCACGGCTGCCGAGCGTGGCGTACGAGCCGTGTTCGTGGCCGCCGGCGGGTATTCAGAAGCCGGCGAAGAGGGCGCTGCGGCCGAGACACGCCTGGTAGCCCTGGCCGATGAACTGGACCTCGTCCTGGCCGGGCCCAACGGACAGGGCATCACCTCCCCACCGGTGGGCCTGTGCGCCCAGATCGTGGCGCCCTTTCCACCCCGAGGTCGAATCGGCGTGGCGTCGCAGTCCGGCAACTTCGTCTCGGCCTTCCAGAACTACGCAGGACAGACAGGGGTTGGCATCAGCCGTTCTGTATCCGCTGGAAACGCTGCAGCCACCAGCGTCGCCGACTATCTGGAGTGGTTCGCCGACGACCCGGAGACCGACGTCGGTCTCTGCTACGTGGAGGGTCTCACCGATGGGCGCGACTTCTTCGAGCGGGTCCGGGCCATCACTCCCCGGATGCCCGTGGTGGTCGTCAAGGGTGGGGCGACCACCGGTGGCCAACGGGCCGCAGCATCCCACACCGGTTCACTGGCGTCCGATGATCGCGTGTTCGACGGCATGGCCCGGCAAGCCGGTCTGGTCCGGGCTTCCACCATCGAGGCGGCGTTCGAAGCGGCCGCCACCCTGGCCACCCAGCCACTACCGGGCGGCAGCGGCGTGGTGGTGCTGACTACCGCCGGCGGCTGGGGCGTGGTGACCGCCGACGCGATAACCACCCATCGAGATCTGACGCTCACCACACTTCCCGACGACCTGCTGACCGCAGTGGACGCGATGCTTCCGCCCCGTTGGAGCCGCAACAACCCGGTTGACCTGGCCGGCGGCGAGACCCGGGAGACCATCCCCGAGTTGCTCGACATGGTGGCCGGCCACCCGGGCGTGGACTCGGTGGTCCAGCTGGGGTTGGGCATTCAGGGCAACACCGCGGCGTTGACACGTAGCGGACCGTTCCACCCCCACCACGGCCTGGAACGTATCGTGGACTTTCACGAGCGTCAGGAGCGCCGCTACGCCGAGGCAGCCGCCGACGCATCGACAGCCCATAACAAGCCGGTACTGGTGGCCTCCGAACTGGCCGTGACCCAACCCGACAACCCGATGGTGGGCGCCGTAAGGGGCACGGACCGACTCTGCTACCCATCGGCCGACCGGGCCGTGGCAGCCCTCGGCCATCTGGTCTGGTACTCCGCGTGGCGCCGGGCCCGCGCTTGA